The Streptomonospora litoralis genome window below encodes:
- a CDS encoding cold-shock protein, whose product MAQGTVKWFNSEKGFGFIAVEGGGPDVFVHYSAIAGTGFRNLEEDQSVEFDITQGPKGPQASDVRAL is encoded by the coding sequence ATGGCTCAGGGCACCGTGAAGTGGTTCAACTCTGAGAAGGGTTTCGGATTCATCGCCGTTGAGGGCGGTGGACCGGACGTGTTCGTGCACTACTCGGCGATCGCGGGTACCGGCTTCCGGAACCTGGAAGAGGACCAGTCGGTCGAGTTCGACATCACCCAGGGCCCGAAGGGCCCGCAGGCGTCTGACGTGCGCGCGCTCTGA
- the rsmI gene encoding 16S rRNA (cytidine(1402)-2'-O)-methyltransferase encodes MTLAGLPIGNRDDAPPRLLRALEDARIIAAEDTRRLRRFAARSGLRLGGEPGARVVSYYDANEPRRAEELLGDLRAGRDVLVVTDAGMPGVSDPGYRLVTACVEAGVPVTAVPGPTAVTTALVLSGLPTDRFCFEGFAPRKGQSGYYAEMAAERRTMVFFESPHRLAATLEAMSAAFGSDRRAAVCRELTKTYEEVRRAPLGELAQWARGEVRGEITVVVAGAAASAASREPADLAAAVDEREAAGLSRKDAVREVARELGVPKREVYDAAHR; translated from the coding sequence CTGACGCTGGCGGGGCTGCCCATCGGCAACCGAGACGACGCCCCGCCGCGGCTGCTGCGCGCCTTGGAGGACGCCCGGATCATCGCCGCGGAGGATACCCGCCGACTGCGCCGCTTCGCCGCCCGGTCGGGCCTGCGCCTCGGCGGCGAGCCCGGCGCGCGCGTGGTCTCCTACTACGACGCCAACGAACCGCGCCGGGCCGAGGAGCTGCTCGGCGACCTGCGTGCGGGCCGCGACGTCCTGGTGGTGACCGACGCGGGCATGCCCGGTGTCTCGGACCCGGGTTACCGGCTGGTCACCGCGTGCGTCGAAGCGGGGGTGCCCGTCACCGCCGTACCCGGGCCCACGGCCGTGACGACCGCGCTGGTCCTCTCGGGCCTGCCCACCGACCGCTTCTGCTTCGAGGGGTTCGCCCCCCGCAAGGGGCAGAGCGGCTACTACGCGGAGATGGCCGCCGAGCGCCGCACGATGGTGTTCTTCGAGAGCCCGCACCGCCTGGCCGCGACCCTGGAGGCGATGTCCGCCGCGTTCGGCTCCGACCGGCGCGCAGCGGTGTGCCGGGAGTTGACCAAGACCTACGAGGAGGTGCGCCGGGCACCGCTGGGCGAACTGGCCCAGTGGGCGCGCGGTGAGGTGCGCGGCGAGATCACCGTCGTGGTGGCCGGCGCCGCCGCGTCGGCGGCCTCCCGCGAGCCCGCGGATCTGGCGGCGGCCGTGGACGAGCGGGAGGCCGCGGGACTCTCACGCAAGGACGCCGTCCGCGAGGTCGCGCGCGAGCTCGGCGTGCCCAAGCGGGAGGTCTACGACGCCGCGCACCGGTGA
- a CDS encoding dolichyl-phosphate-mannose--protein mannosyltransferase, translating to MTTTAPEATVDPDPSWRASVRSRLVPPMPQPAWIGWVGAVALALFAGALRLIGLGRPGGIYFDETYYAKNALSMWVYGYEHETLENADAMLARGNGDIWSGGADFVVHPPLAKWLIAAGDQLWRLLPGTTGVDPEGWRLASALFGALSVLLLVRIAQRMTRSWLLGCAAGLLLALDGLHFTLSRIAMVDIFLTTFILAGFGCLVVDRDRTRERLARGAERGGAAANWLGMRWWRIGAGVCLGLAVGCKWSALFYLAAFGLLTVAWDYGARRSTAHDRTALRWFGFDAVPAFFQMVGVAAVTYVATWSGWFATSGGYARDWGAANMPGWLQGVPGFVQAPVNAVRSLFHYHQQMYSFHSGLSKPHDYASQPWEWPIMRTPVAFYYDDQPSTCGASDCSTTILSIGTPAVWWLGIAAVLVMLGWWLTYRDWRAGAVLLGVAAGWLPWFAYPDRTMFVFYALPMLPFVVLAIVLALGLAMGAGETRPEYSPWARVAGGVAFGVVLLLVIANFAYLYPVLSAETITYQSWSERMWFQTWIYGNGDAS from the coding sequence ATGACCACCACCGCACCCGAAGCCACCGTCGACCCCGATCCGAGCTGGCGGGCCTCGGTACGCTCCCGCCTCGTACCGCCCATGCCGCAGCCGGCCTGGATCGGCTGGGTCGGCGCGGTGGCGCTGGCCCTGTTCGCCGGAGCGCTGCGCCTGATCGGACTGGGCCGACCGGGCGGGATCTACTTCGACGAGACCTACTACGCCAAGAACGCCCTGTCGATGTGGGTCTACGGTTACGAGCACGAGACCCTGGAGAACGCCGACGCGATGCTCGCCCGGGGCAACGGCGACATCTGGAGCGGCGGCGCCGACTTCGTGGTCCACCCGCCGCTGGCCAAGTGGCTCATCGCGGCGGGCGACCAGCTGTGGCGGCTGCTTCCGGGCACCACGGGGGTGGACCCCGAGGGCTGGCGGCTGGCCTCGGCGCTCTTCGGCGCGCTCTCGGTGCTGCTGCTGGTGCGCATCGCCCAGCGGATGACGCGCTCGTGGCTGCTGGGCTGCGCGGCGGGGCTGCTCCTGGCCCTGGACGGCCTGCACTTCACGCTGAGCCGCATCGCCATGGTGGACATCTTCCTGACCACCTTCATCCTGGCGGGGTTCGGCTGCCTGGTGGTCGACCGGGACCGCACGCGGGAGCGGCTGGCCAGAGGCGCCGAGCGGGGCGGCGCGGCGGCCAACTGGCTGGGTATGCGCTGGTGGCGGATCGGTGCGGGGGTGTGCCTGGGCCTGGCGGTGGGCTGTAAATGGTCGGCGCTGTTCTATCTGGCCGCGTTCGGGCTGCTGACGGTGGCCTGGGACTACGGCGCCCGGCGCAGCACGGCACACGACCGCACGGCGCTGCGCTGGTTCGGGTTCGACGCCGTCCCGGCGTTCTTCCAGATGGTGGGGGTCGCCGCCGTTACCTACGTGGCCACGTGGAGCGGCTGGTTCGCCACCTCCGGCGGCTACGCGCGCGACTGGGGCGCCGCCAACATGCCCGGCTGGCTGCAGGGCGTCCCCGGATTCGTCCAGGCCCCCGTGAACGCGGTCCGCAGCCTGTTCCACTACCACCAGCAGATGTACTCCTTCCACAGCGGGCTGTCCAAGCCGCACGACTACGCGTCGCAGCCCTGGGAGTGGCCCATCATGCGCACCCCGGTTGCGTTCTACTACGACGACCAGCCCTCGACCTGCGGCGCCTCCGACTGCTCCACCACGATCCTGAGCATCGGCACCCCCGCCGTGTGGTGGCTGGGTATCGCGGCCGTGCTGGTGATGCTGGGCTGGTGGCTGACCTACCGCGACTGGCGCGCGGGCGCGGTGCTGCTGGGCGTGGCCGCTGGGTGGCTGCCGTGGTTCGCCTACCCCGACCGCACGATGTTCGTCTTCTACGCGCTGCCGATGCTGCCGTTCGTCGTACTGGCGATCGTGCTGGCGCTGGGCCTGGCCATGGGCGCCGGCGAGACGCGGCCCGAGTACTCACCGTGGGCGCGAGTTGCGGGAGGCGTGGCCTTCGGCGTCGTCCTACTGCTGGTGATAGCCAATTTCGCCTACCTCTACCCGGTTCTCAGCGCCGAAACGATCACTTACCAGTCCTGGTCGGAGCGGATGTGGTTCCAAACCTGGATCTACGGCAACGGCGACGCGAGCTGA
- the secD gene encoding protein translocase subunit SecD: protein MSTQPGAGSRWLRGILSLAIVIGAFGAAWFIPPKLGLDLSGGTQIVLETQDGRDGTEANAENTDQVIQVLRERIDSLGVSEATMSRSGENRIIVELPGVQDPAEAADILGQTAQLTFHPVLGIAPSQGSGVQAPSGDFANPPADEARAPADGQGGSGGGGGSGGGSGGSGGAGGMSQEQLQQLMQQQGGAGAGGGQQAADPSKVARTLPDEQGNRLQLGEPKIEGTQVANAEAVLDPTTNTQWQVNVEFQGEGEEAWAQLTGQAACNDPGQPQRRVAIVLDDQVISSPEVNQDTACDVGQTGGSTTITSSTFDQESAKDLAVLIEGGSLPLPVTEVQRQTVGPTLGADAIKASFIAGAVGLLLTAVYICVAYRLVGLLAAVALACYTLIAYAALVALSATLTLPGLAGFVLAIGMAIDANVLIFERAREEYQQQEKIYQANKSAGMVDATDAETEQADSGVLSRRRRRAIPPNLQKAFLSGTQRAWSAVLDTNITTLIAAALLFLFASGTVRGFGVTLGLGTIASMVSALVIARVLVEWAVRRKVVRRHPAVTGISKISAVRDWLTKRNPDLMSRSNLWLGIAALIVVTAVAGVLIRTPNFGVEFTGGRVMDYTTQQDVSVGEARDAVSAAGFPNAVVQESGDGDIAVRTGPLSDEEAADIQEALAAEAGGAERLSDEKIGPSMGDELRNRALIALVAALALQMVYLAWRFRWSFGLSTMLALAFDITLVIGLFCWLGRPIDGVFLAAILSVIGFSVNDSVVVFDRVRDEWANDSKSGFAAITNRAILHTIPRTVNTTIGGVFILATLAVFGGSSLRDFSVAMLIGLISGVFSTVFVAAPLAAWLQRWDKTAPPHVIREKRTKQRKELRTAREQSDGAVV from the coding sequence TTGTCCACCCAACCGGGAGCCGGATCGCGCTGGCTGCGCGGCATCCTCTCCCTAGCCATCGTCATCGGCGCGTTCGGCGCCGCGTGGTTCATACCGCCGAAGCTGGGGCTCGACCTCAGCGGCGGAACCCAGATCGTCCTGGAGACCCAGGACGGCCGTGACGGCACCGAGGCCAACGCCGAGAACACCGACCAGGTGATCCAGGTGCTGCGCGAGCGCATCGACAGCCTCGGCGTCAGCGAGGCCACCATGTCCCGGTCCGGGGAGAACCGGATCATCGTCGAGCTTCCCGGCGTGCAGGACCCCGCCGAGGCGGCCGACATCCTCGGCCAGACCGCCCAGCTGACCTTCCACCCGGTGCTGGGCATCGCGCCCTCGCAGGGCAGCGGCGTGCAGGCGCCCTCCGGCGACTTCGCCAACCCACCGGCCGACGAGGCCCGCGCCCCGGCCGACGGCCAGGGAGGCTCCGGCGGCGGAGGAGGCTCCGGCGGCGGCAGCGGCGGCTCCGGCGGCGCCGGCGGCATGAGCCAAGAGCAGCTCCAGCAGCTCATGCAGCAGCAGGGAGGCGCCGGTGCGGGCGGCGGCCAGCAGGCCGCCGACCCCAGCAAGGTCGCCCGCACCCTGCCCGACGAGCAGGGCAACCGGCTCCAGCTGGGCGAGCCCAAGATCGAGGGCACCCAGGTCGCCAACGCCGAGGCGGTGCTGGACCCCACCACAAACACCCAGTGGCAGGTCAACGTCGAGTTCCAGGGCGAGGGTGAGGAGGCCTGGGCCCAACTCACCGGCCAGGCCGCCTGCAACGACCCCGGCCAGCCCCAGCGGCGCGTCGCCATCGTGCTGGACGACCAGGTCATCTCCTCGCCCGAGGTCAACCAGGACACGGCCTGCGACGTGGGCCAGACCGGCGGTTCGACCACCATCACCAGCTCCACCTTCGACCAGGAGAGCGCCAAGGACCTGGCCGTGCTGATCGAGGGCGGCTCGCTGCCGCTGCCGGTCACCGAGGTGCAGCGCCAGACTGTGGGCCCCACGCTGGGCGCCGACGCCATCAAGGCCAGCTTCATCGCCGGCGCCGTCGGCCTGCTGCTGACGGCGGTCTACATCTGCGTCGCCTACCGCCTCGTCGGCTTGCTCGCGGCTGTGGCCCTCGCCTGCTACACGCTGATCGCCTACGCGGCGCTGGTGGCGCTGAGCGCGACGCTCACCCTGCCCGGCCTCGCCGGGTTCGTCCTCGCGATCGGCATGGCCATCGACGCCAACGTGCTGATCTTCGAGCGAGCGCGTGAGGAGTACCAGCAGCAGGAGAAGATCTACCAGGCCAACAAGTCGGCCGGGATGGTCGACGCCACCGACGCCGAGACCGAGCAGGCGGATTCCGGCGTGCTCTCGCGTCGGCGCCGCCGGGCGATCCCGCCGAACCTGCAGAAGGCGTTCCTGTCCGGTACGCAGAGGGCGTGGAGCGCGGTGCTGGACACCAACATCACCACGCTCATCGCGGCGGCGCTGCTGTTCCTCTTCGCGTCGGGAACGGTGCGCGGGTTCGGTGTCACCCTGGGCCTGGGCACCATCGCCTCGATGGTCTCGGCCCTGGTCATCGCCCGCGTGCTGGTGGAGTGGGCGGTCCGCCGCAAGGTGGTCCGGCGCCACCCGGCCGTCACGGGCATCTCGAAGATCAGCGCGGTGCGCGACTGGCTGACCAAGCGCAACCCCGACCTGATGTCGCGGAGCAACCTGTGGCTGGGCATCGCGGCGCTGATCGTGGTCACCGCCGTGGCCGGCGTTCTCATCCGCACGCCCAACTTCGGCGTGGAGTTCACCGGCGGCCGCGTCATGGACTACACGACCCAGCAGGACGTCAGCGTCGGCGAGGCCCGCGACGCCGTCTCCGCCGCCGGGTTCCCCAACGCGGTCGTGCAGGAGTCGGGCGACGGTGACATCGCCGTGCGCACGGGTCCGCTCAGCGACGAGGAGGCCGCCGACATCCAGGAGGCGCTGGCCGCCGAGGCCGGCGGCGCGGAGCGGCTCTCCGACGAGAAGATCGGTCCCAGCATGGGCGACGAGCTGCGCAACCGCGCACTCATCGCGCTGGTGGCGGCCCTCGCCCTGCAAATGGTCTACCTGGCCTGGCGGTTCCGCTGGTCGTTCGGGTTGTCCACGATGCTGGCCCTGGCCTTCGACATCACCCTGGTCATCGGCCTGTTCTGCTGGCTGGGCCGACCCATCGACGGCGTGTTCCTCGCCGCCATCCTGAGCGTCATCGGCTTCTCGGTGAACGACTCGGTGGTGGTGTTCGACAGGGTTCGCGACGAATGGGCCAACGACAGCAAGTCGGGCTTCGCCGCGATCACCAACCGGGCGATCCTGCACACGATCCCGCGGACGGTGAACACCACCATCGGCGGCGTGTTCATCCTCGCCACACTGGCGGTCTTCGGCGGGTCGTCGCTACGCGACTTCTCGGTGGCGATGCTGATCGGCCTGATATCAGGGGTGTTCTCCACCGTCTTCGTGGCGGCGCCGCTCGCGGCGTGGCTGCAGCGGTGGGACAAGACCGCCCCGCCGCACGTCATCCGCGAGAAGCGCACCAAGCAGCGCAAGGAGCTGCGCACCGCCCGCGAGCAGAGTGACGGCGCGGTGGTGTAA
- a CDS encoding ion transporter, whose protein sequence is MGANALRDRARRIVGSRWFQAVIIGLILCNAVALGMETYVDDTLAGAVHLLYAAEVVFVTVFAAELLLKVFAYGRAFFRDPWNWFDMLVVGIALVPASSAFSVLRMLRILRILRLISVLPQMRTIVTALFRSVPGMGTVIGLLLIIVYTAAVLGERLFHDVDPEHFGDLGTTLYTMFVLLTTEDWPEVAQPVMERQPMAWVFFVGYIVLTAFIMLNLVIGVIVTALEQEVNAERWQEDQELELEQHRSVMRRLEELTEQVSRLSEQVRELGGGGREVGGQAPGGQSPGGKSAAAAQAEDPEAAATVRGAESGAVQ, encoded by the coding sequence GTGGGGGCGAACGCGCTGCGCGACCGGGCGCGGAGGATCGTCGGCAGCCGCTGGTTCCAGGCGGTGATCATCGGGCTGATCCTCTGCAACGCGGTCGCTCTGGGAATGGAGACCTACGTCGACGACACGCTCGCGGGCGCGGTCCACCTCCTCTACGCCGCCGAGGTCGTCTTCGTCACCGTCTTCGCCGCCGAGTTGCTGCTCAAGGTGTTCGCCTACGGCCGTGCGTTCTTCCGCGACCCGTGGAACTGGTTCGACATGCTGGTGGTCGGCATCGCGCTGGTGCCGGCGTCCTCGGCGTTCTCGGTGCTGCGGATGCTGCGTATCCTGCGCATCCTGCGCCTGATCAGCGTCCTGCCGCAGATGCGCACGATCGTCACCGCGCTGTTCCGGTCGGTCCCCGGCATGGGGACGGTCATCGGCCTGCTGCTCATCATCGTCTACACCGCCGCGGTGCTGGGCGAGCGGCTCTTCCACGACGTCGACCCCGAGCACTTCGGCGATTTGGGCACCACGCTCTACACCATGTTCGTGCTGCTGACGACCGAGGACTGGCCCGAGGTGGCCCAGCCCGTGATGGAGCGGCAGCCGATGGCGTGGGTGTTCTTCGTCGGCTACATCGTGCTGACCGCCTTCATCATGCTGAATCTGGTCATCGGTGTGATCGTGACTGCGCTGGAGCAGGAGGTCAACGCCGAGCGCTGGCAGGAGGACCAGGAACTCGAACTCGAACAGCACCGGTCGGTGATGCGGCGGCTGGAGGAGCTCACCGAGCAGGTGAGTCGGCTCAGTGAGCAGGTGCGTGAGCTGGGCGGGGGAGGCCGCGAGGTCGGCGGGCAGGCTCCCGGCGGGCAATCCCCAGGCGGAAAGTCGGCGGCGGCCGCGCAGGCCGAAGATCCGGAAGCGGCGGCTACCGTACGTGGTGCCGAATCGGGCGCAGTTCAGTAG